In a single window of the Canis lupus dingo isolate Sandy chromosome 18, ASM325472v2, whole genome shotgun sequence genome:
- the LOC112659310 gene encoding 39S ribosomal protein L33, mitochondrial-like, which produces MFLSTVTFAKSKSKTILVKMLSQAGTGYSFNTKRSQLREKLTLLHYDPIVKTKVLFVEQKKIRSL; this is translated from the coding sequence ATGTTCCTGTCCACGGTCACCTTTGCCAAGAGCAAGTCAAAAACCATTCTGGTCAAAATGCTGAGCCAAGCTGGAACAGGTTACTCCTTCAACACTAAGAGAAGCCAACTACGGGAGAAACTCACTCTCTTACATTATGACCCAATTGTGAAAACAAAAGTCCTCTTTgtggaacagaagaaaatacGCTCCCTCTAA